One window of the Clostridia bacterium genome contains the following:
- a CDS encoding MoaD family protein, translating to MGVRIRVHPFYVEKVGGQEVVEVEGKNVGECLNVLLKRYPAIREDLFDKNGQLRNHVEVYVNGQPTYPEELKYPVSDGDELDIVVIATSG from the coding sequence GTGGGCGTCAGGATACGCGTGCACCCGTTTTACGTGGAAAAGGTAGGCGGGCAGGAAGTGGTGGAGGTAGAGGGCAAGAACGTTGGCGAATGCCTGAATGTATTGCTCAAGCGCTATCCGGCCATTAGGGAGGACCTCTTTGATAAGAACGGCCAGCTCCGCAACCACGTGGAGGTGTACGTGAACGGCCAGCCCACCTATCCGGAGGAACTAAAGTATCCGGTAAGTGACGGCGATGAGTTGGACATCGTGGTGATCGCCACCAGCGGATGA
- a CDS encoding HesA/MoeB/ThiF family protein, whose translation MGTREGDTARSRYERQIIFPPIGEEGQERLRRARVVVVGVGGLGCPAATYLACAGVGHLTLIDSDTVEWSNLNRQILHWEEDVGREKVVSAVSKLRRLNSEVDLKAIRTRVTAENAEELLAEAEVVVDALDNVETRLVINRACHRRGKPLVHGGINGLIGEITTILPGRTPCLECLLPSPPPQPPRRPFPVVGATPGVVAALQVMETLKLLLGFGELLAGRVLYLDGETMKFVTASIRPRPGCPVCGGVQGEAAGTERGSM comes from the coding sequence GTGGGTACAAGGGAGGGAGACACCGCCCGGTCTCGCTACGAACGCCAAATCATCTTCCCGCCTATCGGTGAGGAGGGACAGGAGAGGCTGCGGCGGGCTCGCGTGGTCGTGGTCGGGGTAGGGGGGCTGGGCTGCCCGGCGGCCACCTACCTGGCCTGTGCCGGCGTGGGCCACCTTACGCTTATAGATTCCGATACGGTAGAGTGGTCCAACCTGAACCGGCAGATCCTGCATTGGGAGGAAGACGTGGGGCGCGAAAAGGTGGTCTCGGCAGTTTCCAAGCTCAGACGGTTGAATTCCGAAGTGGATCTCAAGGCCATACGTACCCGCGTAACCGCCGAGAATGCGGAAGAACTGTTGGCGGAGGCCGAGGTGGTAGTCGATGCCCTGGACAATGTGGAGACCCGGCTGGTGATTAACCGGGCCTGCCACCGCCGGGGTAAGCCTCTGGTTCACGGCGGAATCAACGGATTGATCGGTGAGATAACTACCATCCTGCCCGGCCGTACCCCATGCCTGGAATGTCTTTTGCCTTCGCCGCCCCCTCAGCCGCCCCGAAGGCCCTTTCCGGTGGTGGGGGCTACCCCCGGTGTGGTGGCTGCGCTCCAGGTTATGGAAACCCTCAAGCTCCTGTTAGGCTTCGGTGAACTGCTGGCGGGGAGGGTCCTCTACCTCGACGGGGAAACCATGAAGTTCGTAACTGCCTCCATCCGTCCCCGACCGGGTTGCCCGGTGTGCGGTGGGGTTCAAGGCGAGGCGGCCGGCACGGAGCGCGGGAGTATGTGA
- a CDS encoding gamma carbonic anhydrase family protein has translation MAIYSFEGKTPSIAPSAFVHPEATLIGEVVVGEGCFVGPGARLRGDLGPIIIGAGSNVQDNCVMHCLAEHLPVRLGPNCHIGHGAIIHSAVLGYHVTVGMGAIIMDEVEIGDECIIGAGALVTSRTVIPAAKKVLGVPARIVGDVSPEMQELLTRNTGVYHALVRRYRLEG, from the coding sequence GTGGCCATCTACTCTTTTGAGGGCAAAACCCCATCCATAGCTCCCAGTGCCTTCGTTCACCCGGAGGCTACCCTCATAGGAGAGGTAGTCGTCGGCGAAGGGTGTTTCGTCGGGCCGGGTGCTCGTCTTCGGGGGGATCTGGGCCCCATAATTATCGGTGCCGGTTCCAACGTGCAGGACAACTGCGTGATGCACTGCCTGGCAGAGCATCTTCCGGTCAGGCTCGGTCCCAACTGTCACATCGGACATGGGGCCATCATCCACAGCGCCGTCCTGGGCTACCACGTTACCGTGGGTATGGGAGCCATTATTATGGACGAGGTGGAAATCGGCGACGAGTGCATAATCGGCGCCGGGGCGCTGGTGACCTCGCGAACGGTCATCCCGGCGGCCAAGAAGGTCCTGGGGGTGCCGGCACGGATCGTGGGTGACGTCTCGCCGGAGATGCAGGAGTTGCTCACCCGCAATACCGGTGTTTATCACGCTCTGGTTCGCCGGTACCGGCTTGAGGGATGA